The Parcubacteria group bacterium ADurb.Bin159 genome window below encodes:
- the mreB_2 gene encoding Rod shape-determining protein MreB, whose translation MFSKKIGIDLGTANILVYLAKKGIVANEPSVVAISTLDGSVLAVGDEAKEMIGRTPDTIVAKRPLREGVIADYHATEAMLKYFISKALKHWRIFKPEVMIAVPGGITSAERRAVLDASAVAGAKATYLIKEPVAAAIGSKIPIGSASGHMIVDMGGGTTEAAIISLGGIVSFQSVRVAGNKCDLAIADYIRKKYNLAIGEQTAENIKIKIGAALPLEEKLKIDIKGRDMISGLPKIVTITSDDVTIAIKNTLEAIISTVKNVLHEAPPELSADVMEKGMVLAGGTSLLRKLDQLLTEATGVPAYVTEDPLLAVAQGTGLALDNLDVYKKSLLITR comes from the coding sequence AGGCATAGATTTGGGAACAGCCAACATCTTGGTTTATTTAGCCAAAAAGGGAATTGTGGCTAATGAGCCCTCGGTAGTGGCTATTTCCACTTTAGACGGCAGTGTTTTAGCTGTGGGAGACGAAGCCAAAGAAATGATTGGCCGAACTCCGGATACGATTGTGGCTAAACGTCCTTTAAGAGAGGGAGTTATTGCTGATTATCATGCAACTGAAGCTATGTTAAAATATTTTATTTCTAAGGCATTAAAACATTGGAGAATATTCAAACCAGAAGTGATGATTGCTGTCCCTGGGGGAATTACTTCAGCGGAGAGAAGAGCTGTGCTTGATGCTTCTGCTGTTGCTGGGGCAAAAGCTACTTATTTAATTAAAGAGCCGGTAGCCGCGGCTATAGGTTCTAAAATTCCCATTGGCTCGGCTTCTGGACATATGATTGTGGATATGGGAGGAGGAACAACTGAAGCAGCAATTATTTCTTTAGGTGGGATTGTTTCTTTTCAATCAGTAAGAGTAGCGGGCAATAAATGTGATTTAGCTATTGCTGATTATATCCGCAAAAAATATAATTTAGCCATTGGTGAGCAAACTGCGGAAAATATTAAAATTAAAATTGGCGCTGCTTTGCCCTTGGAAGAAAAATTAAAAATTGATATTAAGGGTAGAGATATGATTAGCGGTTTACCTAAAATTGTTACTATTACTTCCGATGACGTTACTATAGCCATTAAAAATACTTTAGAGGCAATAATTTCTACAGTAAAAAATGTGCTTCATGAAGCGCCACCTGAACTTTCAGCTGATGTGATGGAAAAGGGTATGGTTTTAGCCGGGGGTACATCTCTTTTAAGAAAATTAGATCAGCTTTTAACCGAAGCCACAGGTGTGCCGGCTTATGTTACTGAAGATCCATTATTAGCCGTGGCGCAAGGAACAGGATTAGCTTTAGACAATTTAGATGTTTACAAAAAAAGCCTTCTCATCACCCGTTAA